A region of the Pseudarthrobacter phenanthrenivorans Sphe3 genome:
TGGCAGTGGACGACGACGGTCGTTCAGCCCGGTCAGCAGGCCCGGCAAGGTGCGCCTCGCTGCGGGCGCCCGCTCCGGCAGCTACCGGCACCCGCCCGGCTTCGCCGGCCTGGGCGGCCTTGAGGTCGATCGCGCGCAGGGCCTTGCTGCTCTTGGCCAGGTCCCACGCGAAAGCGATAAAGGCCACCGTGTAGGTGCCCGCGGCCAGCAGCATGAAGAGTTCGCTGTACTGGCCCATGATTTCGTTGATTCCGTACGGCATTACTGGTCCTTTTCGGGCCCGGTGGGGCCTGCTGGGGTGGTGGGTGAAGAAGTAGTTGCGGCCTGTTCCGGGTCCAGCTGCCATTCGTCGGCCAGCAGCTTCCGGAGGGCTGCCGCTTCGGCGGCAAGCCGGTGGTCTTCGCCGCGGGCCAGGAGCCCGTATTCAACCATGGTGCGCCCGTCCTCGTGGGTGCCTGTCCGGACCCACACGCGGCGGCGGTTGACGTAGAGCGAGAGGATCAGGCCCGCCACGGCCAGCAGCGCGAAAATCAGGGCGTAGAGCTGGCCGGGGTTGTGGTGGATGTCCACGCCGATGTAGCGCTTGACGCCGTCGAAGCTGATGGTGCCCTTGCCGTCGGGCAGGGTATAGCTGGTCCCGGGCGTCAGGGTGATGCCGCCGGCGTCGAGGTTGCGGGCGTTCAGCGGGGTGAGGTCCTGCACATCGAGTTCGAACACGTTCTGCGGGGCGCCGTCGTCCAGGCCGAGGTCGCCGTAATAGGAGTTGAGCGTCAGCTGCGGGTTGAAGAGCTCCGGGTCCCCGCTGAAGGAGACGCCCTCGTCGGTGACGAAGGCCGTGGGCAGGAAGAAGCCCGCGAAGCCCAGCTGGTCCGGCCGGGCGTCGGGAACCTTGATCACCACGGAGGAGTAGTAGTTGTCACCCTGCAGTTTGGCCACCACCGGGCCCTGCATGGCCACGTTGCCTGCACCGTCCCGGATGGTGACCACGGGGGCGTAGCCGTTGCCGGTGAGGTAGATGCTGGTGCCGCCCAGGGTAATGGGGTCGTTGACCTTCAGGATTTCCTGCCGGGCGGGGGAATCCGGGTTTTCCTTGGTGGTCACAGCGGCGGAAAAGTCGATGGGCTGGCCGAACTTGCCCTCGGACTCACGGTCGAAGGTGATGTCGAACTTGTCCAGCTGCACCGAATAGGGCTGCAGCTGGCTGGACTGGAAGTTGGTGCCGGGATTGAACTGGTCGTAACCCACCAGGGTGTTCACGAACGTGTCCCCCTCCACCAGGATGCGCTGCCCGCTGTAGCCGAACAGGCCGCCGGCGGCCACCGAAACCAACACTCCGATGAGCGAAGTGTGGAAGACGAGGTTGCCTACTTCCTTCAGGAAGCCGCGCTCGGCTCCCAAAGACGGCCGCGCGCCGTCGTCGTCCCTCACTTCCACGCGGTAGCCGCGCTTCTTCAGCAGTCCGGCGGCGCTGTGGATGGCGTCCGACGCCGGGAGCCCGGCCCCGGCGGGAATGACCATGGTGCCGTACTCCGGAAGGCGGGACAGGCGTTTGGGGGTGCGCGGCGGCTGGGACCGCATGGCTTTGTAGTGGGCGATGGCGCGGGGCACTACGCAGCCGATCAGCGAGATGAACAGCAGCAGGTAGATGGCCGAGAACCAGGCCGAGGAGTAGACGTCGTACAGCTGCAGGGAGTCCAGCAGCTTGCCGTAGTCCGGGTTGTCCTTGATGTATTGGGTGACCACGGACGGGTTGGCGGGCCGCTGCGGGAAGAGCGAACCCGGGACTGCCGCCACGGCCAGGAGCAGCAACAGGAACAGCGCGGTACGCATGCTGGTCAGCTGGGTCCACGCCCAGCGCAGCATCTCCTTGGGGCCCAGCGCCGGCAGGGCAGCCTCTGCCTTGGCTTCAGCCAGTTTGCCGTCCACCGGGGCGGACTGCTTGTTCTCTATGTTCACGCGCTCGCTCATCAGATCGGCAACTTCACATCGGTTTGGAACCAGTACTGGAGTTCGGTCACCCAGGTTCCCCAGACGCCGCTTGCCATCAGGAGCCCGAGCACCACCAGGATGCCGCCGCCGGTCCGCTGGATGGCCAGCCGGTGCTTGCGGAAGAAGGCCATCACCCCCATGCCCCGGCGGAGCGCCAGGGCGATCAGGAGGAACGGGATGCCCAGGCCCAGGCTGTAGACAAAGGCCAGGAACGCGCCCTTCGCGGCCGAGGAGCCGCCGGAGAGGCTCAGGAGCTGGACGGCGGAGTAGGTGGGGCCGATGCAGGGGGCCCAGCCCAACCCGAAGGTGAGGCCCAGCAGCGGAGCTCCCCACAGCCCGGCGGGCGGCTTGGCGTGGATCTTGGCGTCACGCTGCAGCCAGCTGAAGCCGCCCATGAACACGATGCCCATGATGATCACCAGGACGCCCAACAGCTGGGTGATCCAGGCGTTCTGGGATCCGGTGATGAGCGTGCCAAGCTGGCCGAAGGCGCCGCCGAGGAGGACGAAGATCACGGAGAAGCCCAGGACGAACAGGCCGATGCCCAGCAGCATCCGGCCGCGCTTCTGCTTCTCCAGGTCCACTCCGCTCAGCCCGGTGACGTAGCCCAGGTAGCCGGGCACCAGGGGCAGGACGCACGGGGACAGGAAGGAAACCAGTCCGGCCAGCAGGGCCACGGGAATGGCGAGCAGGAGCGAGCCGTTCAGGATGGCTTCGGCAAAGGGGCTGTTCACGGGTCCGCTACTCTGCCACGGCCGCAGCGATGAGGGCCTTCAGGGTGCCTTTTTGGACTTCACCCAGCACGCGCGACGCCACGCGGCCCTGCTTGTCCAGCACCAGGGTGGTGGGGACGGCGCCCGGCGGCACCAGCCCGGAAACGGACAGCAGGACGCCGCCGTCCTTGTCGTCAAAGCTGGGGTAGGTCAGGTTGAAGGTCTTCTCGAAGGCCTCGGCGGTGGCTTTCTCGTCGCGGAGGTTGACGCCGAAGAACTGCACGCCCTGGTCCTTGAACTCCTGGTGGAGCTCCTCGAGGATGGGGGCCTCCACCCGGCAGGGGGCACATGCGGCGAACCAGAAGTTCAGGACTGTCACCTTGCCCTGGAAATCGGCCGGCGCCACTGGGGTGCCGTTGAAGAGGGTGCCGCTGATCTGGATGGCGGATTTCCGGTCCCCTGCGGCGAACTCGGTCACGGACCCGTCCCCGGCCACGTAGTTTTTGTTGTCCCCGGCCCGGGCCTGCTTGGCCAGGGCATCCTCCTGGGCGCAGCCCGAAAGGCCAACCGTCAGCGCAGCGAGGGCGAGTCCGGCGGCTGCAAGCATGCTTCTGCGGGACGTGGTCTTACTGTCGGTCACAACTAGGCTCCAGGGGTGCTTGCCGCACCCGGAAGAAGGGAAGCCGCCGGCTCGCTGTACTGCACGCGCAGAAGCGTGCCGTCGTCGTCGAACACCAGCGACGTGATGGATGTCAGGGTGCACTCGCGTTTCCGCGGGTCATGCCAGAGGGGTTTGCCTTCGGCGCTCAGGCGGGTGGCCCAGATGGGCAGCTGGTGGCTCACCATGATCGCCTCGGGACCGTCCGCGCCGAAGTCCCCGGCCGCCAGTTCAATGGCACGCAGGCGCGCCGCCTGCACTGCCGCCATGACGCGCTCAGCCTGCTTCTTATAAGGCTCGCCCCAGGAGGGCCGGAGCGGGTTGACCAGCCGGGGCCAGTGCTTGGGGCGGCGCAGTTCGGCCTTGGTGACCTTCATGCCCTCGAAGTAGTTTTCCGCTTCGATGATCCGCTCGTCCGTGTGGATCTGGAGGCGCAGGGCGTCCGACGTCGGCCGTGCAGTTTCCTGCGCGCGGTCAAGCGGGGAGGCGGCCAGGTAGGTGATCCGGGCGCCGGCCGCAGCGCGGCGGCTGAAGTGCTCGGCAAGCATGCGCGCCATCTCCTGCCCCAGTTCGGAGAGGTGGAATTCGGGCAGCCGTCCGTACAGAACGCCGTCAGGATTGTGGACCTCGCCGTGGCGGAGCAAATGGACAGTGGCTTGGGGCATGTTTACCAGTTTCTCAAAGATGGCGTGCGATCCGAAATCTTCTACAAGGAGTAGAACTGAACTTTGTGAAGAAATGTTCCGGAATCGGGAACAAAAGATGCAAATGCATGTTTATAGTAGATGCAGCAGTTAGTTGAGTCTTCAACAGATGAAGCTTCAATTCCACCCGACAAAGGCAAACCACAGAAGGAGCACCATCATGGCACTTCCCGCAGACGTCACCACCGGCACCTGGACCCTGGACAACTCGCACAGCGAGATCGGCTTCACCGTCCGCCACGCCGGCATCAGCAAGGTACGCGGCCAGTTCAAGGAAGCGGAAGCCACCCTGGAACTCGCCGAGAACGTGGCCGATTCCAAGATCAACGCCACCATCAACACCGCCAGCTTTGACTCCGGCGACGTAAACCGCGACGGCCACGTCAAGGGGGAGGACTTCTTCGACGTGGAGAAGTTCCCCGAGATCTCCTTCGTCTCCAACGGCCTGGTGGCCAAGGGCAACAGCTACGAGCTGGCCGGGGACCTCACCATCAAGGGCGTTACCCGCCCCGTCACCCTGGAAACCGAGTTCAATGGCGTTGCCGTGGACCCCTTCGGCAACACCCGCGCCGGCGTCTCCGCTGAAACCACCATCAGCCGCAAGGATTTCGGCCTCACCTGGAACGCCGTACTTGAGGCCGGCGGCGTCCTGGTCAGCGACAAGGTTGCCATCAACCTCGAACTCGCTTTCATCGCTCCTGCAGCGTAAGCAGCTACTCCTTAACGATGCCCCACCCCGGCACCGCTTCCATGCGGCGCCGGGGTGGCCGCGTTTAAACGTACGACGGCGGTACTACAGTGAACGCCATGAGCTACCCTTCCGGCCCGCGACAGGGCGCCCTGAATGCGCTGTTTTCGGTGGCAGGCCGCCCGACGGAAATCAAGGTCTCGTTCTGGATCTGGTTCATCGGAGGCTTGCTGGGCATGCTTGGCGGGTTCCTGGGAATGCTGGCATCCCTGGTGCTTTTTTCTGCGGCGCCCTCCGCAGCAGCCGCCGTCGTTACCCTGATGCTGCTGGCGGCCGCGGTGGGGGTTGCCCAGATGGTCCTCGCAGTCAGGATGAAAGCCGGCAGGAACTGGGCCCGGCTGGCATTGACGGCCCTCTCCGCAGCCATTCTGGTCCTGGGGGTGGCCAACGCTGCGATTGGCACGGGCCAGGCCGGGAACTGGATCGCCTTCCTTGTCAGCCTGGTTGCCGCGGTGCTGCTTTGGCTGCCCGGCTCCCGGGCATTTTTTGCGGCAGCAGGAAGGCGCGGGAATACCTCTTCGGAATGACCCCCAAGCGGCCCGCCCGGGGGTACGGTGGACTTAAGCCATGCTGGGGGTAGGGGAACAGGACTAGTCCCGGCAGACCTGGAAACCCGACATGCAAAAGGACCGCTCATGAGTACTCCCCCCGTCCCGCCTCCCGTTCCCAACGATCCCGAGTCCGGCGGCCAGGCTCCCCGCTACGGCCAGAACGCCCCGCAGTACGGCCAGCAGTCGGGAGCCCCGCAGTACGGGCAGAACGCACCGCAGTACGGGCAGTCCGGAACGCCCGAGTACGGCCAGAACCCTCCGCAATACGGCCAGTCCGGCGCTCCCCAGTACGGGCAGAACGCCCCGCAGTACGGCCAGAACCCGCCGCCGGCACCCGGCTACGGGCAGCAGCAGTTCGGCCAGTCGCCGTATGGCCAGTCCCCCTATGCGCAGTATCCGTCGGAGCAGCCGCAGCCGTCCGGGAGCGCCGGCGTCCCCCAGCTGGTCAACATCTCCTTCTGGCTGCTGATCGCTTCGGCCGCCATCTTCGTGGTGTCCATGCTGACCGGGCTGACCACGCTGGATGACCCCATGTTCCGCAATGCCTTTGAGCAGCAGGTTGAAGGTACCGGGGCCGGCGTCACCTACGAGGACATGAAGGGCGTCATCGCCGGCACACTGGTGGTGTTCGCCATCATCGGCCTGGCCCTGTACCTGCTGGTGGCCTTCTTCGTCCGCAAGGGCAAAAACTGGGCCCGCATCCTGGGCACCGTCTTCGCGGGGCTTTCCGTTTTCGGCCTCTTTGGCCCGCCCAGCCTTGCCACCATCGGAACGCTGCTGGGGATTGCCGCGATTGTGCTGCTCTACCTGCCAGCCGCCGCTCCCTATTTCCGGAAGCAGCAGCCGTTCGCCAACCCGTACGGCGGCGGCTTCGGCAACCCGTACGGCCGGTAACAGCAGCACGGACCAGCAGAAGTAACCACCCCTGCGGGCGTGGGCAACGGAACTGCCGCCAGGTACCTAGGCGGTCTGCTCCGGAGCCTGCGCCCGTTGTGCGTGGTAGGCCAGGATCTGCAACTCGGTAGCCATGTCCACTTTGCGGAGGTTGACTCCCTCCGGCACCTGGAGCATCACGGGGGCAAAACTGAGGATGCTGTGGACGCCGGCCGCCACCACGCGGTCACAGATATCCTGCGCCACGGCGGCCGGCAGGGCCAGCACCACCATGTTCGCCCCGGTCCGGTGCAGCACGGCTTCCATGTCCGCCACGTCGCTGACGCGCAGCCAGCCCACTTCGTTGCCCACCACCATCTGGTCCGCATCAAAGATGGCCACGACGTCGAACCCGCGGGATTCGAAGCCGCCGTACCGCGCCAGGGCCTTGCCCAGGTTGCCGGCGCCAACGATCGCCACTTTCCAGTCGTGGGTGAGGCCGAGGGCGGCGGCTATGTGCCGGCTCAGGTACTGCACCTCATAGCCCACACCGCGGGTGCCGTACGAACCCACGTGGGACAGGTCCTTGCGCAGGGTTGCGGAACTGACGCCGGAGGCCTCGGCCAGGGATTCGGAGGAGACGCGTTCCACGCCCTCGGCGAGGAGGGTATTAAGGGCACGCAGGTAGAGCGTCAGCCGGGCCACAGCAGCAGGTGGTATCTGCTTGGCCTCGGGGGCCGCCGGCAGGTCCGGGACAGCCTGGGGGGTTGAATCCAGCGAAGCCACCAGCCCCTCCCTCGCATCGCGTTGTGACTCCACTCTAGGGCCCCACCGGCGATGCCAACAAAGCAGATGACTCCGGCGTGCGCGCCATCACGGTGCTGCTCCCCTACTGCGCCATGGCCCGCTGGAGCACGCGCTCCAGCCGGGCTTCGTCGATCTTCCAGAAATCCCGCTGCACGCCATCCACCAGCACAACGGGGATTTCCTCCGCGTACCGGTCACGCAGTTCCGGTTGGTTGTCCACCAACTCTTCCGTCCACTCAAGTCCCAGGGACGCGGTAACCCGCCCCACGGCGTCGCGCGCCTCTTCACAAAGGTGGCAGTCTGCTTTGGTGATGAGGACAACGCGGGGTGTTGGCATGGCTTAACGGTAGCCCCGTTCGCCGTCCCCGGCGACGCCCGCGCCACTACACGGCGCCAGCCACTCCGCGCTGCAATGGACGATCCGCAGGGGAACGGACGGCGTATTGACTAGACTCGACTCCATGCCCGAGGAGAAATACGTCGCCGTAGTCACCAAGCCGGTTGCTGCGCCGCAGCCGGGCGAGGCGGCGTTCTTCGATGTGGACAACACCCTGATGCGCGGAGCCAGCCTCTTCCACGTTGCGCGCAAGATGCATCAGCGCGGCGCGTTCACCATGGCCCAGGCTGCCGGTTTCGCCTGGAAACAGTTCAAGTTCGTGGCGCGCGGCGAGAATATCGACGACGTCCATGCAGTGCGCGACTCCGCCCTGACCCTTGCCGCCGGGATCACTGTTGACGACGTCAAGGCCCTCGGTGAAGAGGTCTACGACGAGATGATCGCCTCCAGGATCTGGCCCGGGGCAAAGGCCCTGGCCGAGCAGCACCTCCGCGTTGGCCGGCGGGTCTGGCTGGTGACGGCAACCCCCATCGAGGTGGCCACGGTGATCTCGTCCAGGCTTGGACTCACCGGAGCCCTGGGGACGGT
Encoded here:
- a CDS encoding glutaredoxin family protein; this translates as MPTPRVVLITKADCHLCEEARDAVGRVTASLGLEWTEELVDNQPELRDRYAEEIPVVLVDGVQRDFWKIDEARLERVLQRAMAQ
- a CDS encoding heme-copper oxidase family protein: MSTPPVPPPVPNDPESGGQAPRYGQNAPQYGQQSGAPQYGQNAPQYGQSGTPEYGQNPPQYGQSGAPQYGQNAPQYGQNPPPAPGYGQQQFGQSPYGQSPYAQYPSEQPQPSGSAGVPQLVNISFWLLIASAAIFVVSMLTGLTTLDDPMFRNAFEQQVEGTGAGVTYEDMKGVIAGTLVVFAIIGLALYLLVAFFVRKGKNWARILGTVFAGLSVFGLFGPPSLATIGTLLGIAAIVLLYLPAAAPYFRKQQPFANPYGGGFGNPYGR
- a CDS encoding HAD family hydrolase, whose translation is MPEEKYVAVVTKPVAAPQPGEAAFFDVDNTLMRGASLFHVARKMHQRGAFTMAQAAGFAWKQFKFVARGENIDDVHAVRDSALTLAAGITVDDVKALGEEVYDEMIASRIWPGAKALAEQHLRVGRRVWLVTATPIEVATVISSRLGLTGALGTVGEISEGMYTGRLVGDILHGSAKAVAVQGIADAEDLDLRRCWAYSDSYNDIPLLSLVGHPVAINPDARLRRHARDRNWPVYDFRAGRRAATFGLKAATAGGAVYGLWKGFARIRGPRI
- a CDS encoding redox-sensing transcriptional repressor Rex; translated protein: MASLDSTPQAVPDLPAAPEAKQIPPAAVARLTLYLRALNTLLAEGVERVSSESLAEASGVSSATLRKDLSHVGSYGTRGVGYEVQYLSRHIAAALGLTHDWKVAIVGAGNLGKALARYGGFESRGFDVVAIFDADQMVVGNEVGWLRVSDVADMEAVLHRTGANMVVLALPAAVAQDICDRVVAAGVHSILSFAPVMLQVPEGVNLRKVDMATELQILAYHAQRAQAPEQTA
- the resB gene encoding cytochrome c biogenesis protein ResB; this encodes MSERVNIENKQSAPVDGKLAEAKAEAALPALGPKEMLRWAWTQLTSMRTALFLLLLLAVAAVPGSLFPQRPANPSVVTQYIKDNPDYGKLLDSLQLYDVYSSAWFSAIYLLLFISLIGCVVPRAIAHYKAMRSQPPRTPKRLSRLPEYGTMVIPAGAGLPASDAIHSAAGLLKKRGYRVEVRDDDGARPSLGAERGFLKEVGNLVFHTSLIGVLVSVAAGGLFGYSGQRILVEGDTFVNTLVGYDQFNPGTNFQSSQLQPYSVQLDKFDITFDRESEGKFGQPIDFSAAVTTKENPDSPARQEILKVNDPITLGGTSIYLTGNGYAPVVTIRDGAGNVAMQGPVVAKLQGDNYYSSVVIKVPDARPDQLGFAGFFLPTAFVTDEGVSFSGDPELFNPQLTLNSYYGDLGLDDGAPQNVFELDVQDLTPLNARNLDAGGITLTPGTSYTLPDGKGTISFDGVKRYIGVDIHHNPGQLYALIFALLAVAGLILSLYVNRRRVWVRTGTHEDGRTMVEYGLLARGEDHRLAAEAAALRKLLADEWQLDPEQAATTSSPTTPAGPTGPEKDQ
- a CDS encoding cytochrome c biogenesis CcdA family protein, whose translation is MNSPFAEAILNGSLLLAIPVALLAGLVSFLSPCVLPLVPGYLGYVTGLSGVDLEKQKRGRMLLGIGLFVLGFSVIFVLLGGAFGQLGTLITGSQNAWITQLLGVLVIIMGIVFMGGFSWLQRDAKIHAKPPAGLWGAPLLGLTFGLGWAPCIGPTYSAVQLLSLSGGSSAAKGAFLAFVYSLGLGIPFLLIALALRRGMGVMAFFRKHRLAIQRTGGGILVVLGLLMASGVWGTWVTELQYWFQTDVKLPI
- a CDS encoding histidine phosphatase family protein, which produces MPQATVHLLRHGEVHNPDGVLYGRLPEFHLSELGQEMARMLAEHFSRRAAAGARITYLAASPLDRAQETARPTSDALRLQIHTDERIIEAENYFEGMKVTKAELRRPKHWPRLVNPLRPSWGEPYKKQAERVMAAVQAARLRAIELAAGDFGADGPEAIMVSHQLPIWATRLSAEGKPLWHDPRKRECTLTSITSLVFDDDGTLLRVQYSEPAASLLPGAASTPGA
- a CDS encoding TlpA family protein disulfide reductase, producing the protein MLAAAGLALAALTVGLSGCAQEDALAKQARAGDNKNYVAGDGSVTEFAAGDRKSAIQISGTLFNGTPVAPADFQGKVTVLNFWFAACAPCRVEAPILEELHQEFKDQGVQFFGVNLRDEKATAEAFEKTFNLTYPSFDDKDGGVLLSVSGLVPPGAVPTTLVLDKQGRVASRVLGEVQKGTLKALIAAAVAE
- a CDS encoding YceI family protein, whose translation is MALPADVTTGTWTLDNSHSEIGFTVRHAGISKVRGQFKEAEATLELAENVADSKINATINTASFDSGDVNRDGHVKGEDFFDVEKFPEISFVSNGLVAKGNSYELAGDLTIKGVTRPVTLETEFNGVAVDPFGNTRAGVSAETTISRKDFGLTWNAVLEAGGVLVSDKVAINLELAFIAPAA